Proteins from a single region of Hydra vulgaris chromosome 12, alternate assembly HydraT2T_AEP:
- the LOC136088239 gene encoding 52 kDa repressor of the inhibitor of the protein kinase-like yields the protein MNKSDLPNSEALDQELMFWKRKWSVIKSEHRSNTLAKAIKICDENQYSNLFELLKIGCTLPITSTECKHSFSAMQRLRTWLRARMTDDRLGSLAIMNIHYNEIVDYKQVSKLFFTLHPRKLYKKSLVFE from the coding sequence ATGAATAAAAGTGATCTTCCAAACTCAGAAGCTTTAGATCAAGAATTGATGTTTTGGAAAAGAAAATGGTCTGTTATTAAATCTGAACATAGGTCTAATACTCTAGCTAAAGCCATTAAAATCTGCGATGAAAATCAATATTCTAATCTCTTTGAGCTTCTAAAGATCGGATGTACACTACCCATAACGTCCACAGAATGTAAACACAGCTTTTCAGCAATGCAAAGATTAAGAACATGGTTGAGAGCCAGGATGACTGACGATAGACTTGGTTCATTAGCCATCATGAATATCCACTACAATGAAATTGTtgattataaacaagtttcaaaattattttttactttacatcctagaaaattgtataaaaaaagtttagtttttgaataa